The Cygnus olor isolate bCygOlo1 chromosome 2, bCygOlo1.pri.v2, whole genome shotgun sequence genome contains the following window.
GAGCCAAACTGATCTCGGTGAGTCAGAGGGAAAATGCATTCGTGTGCTGATCATCCAGTCTGGCAAGCACCTACGCAGGTAGGAATGTGCACCCAAAGCAGGACAGccagggaaggaagggcaggggcaggcaaCACCTCCTCCATGCAGGGGCACCAACTCACGCACACCCACACAGGGCCAGGGTCACACCAGCACACACACGTGTGCAGCTGCACATGCCAGCTCACACAGGCATAGATGCGTGAGCGTGTGTGTGCTCTCCCCTGCACAAGCACAGTCACATGTGCGCACACTCACACAGTTACTTGAGCACATACAGTCACACACATCAGAGGCACGGTCACACGTGCAGGTTTATGTGAGCACATATGCAGTCACAGGTGCACACAGCCACAGACACAACCAGCACCTGAGCACGTAGTCAGCTGCACAATTGCACACCAGAAGAATCCAACCAAAACCACCCTTGTGCTGGAAGTGGGCACTGGGTAAGCCTGTTCaccagagctgtggctgtggtCTGATGGGACATGGCCCAAACACGGGACTGCTTCAGCCCAACTCAGCCCAAAGCTGGCCAGAGCCAccagcctgccctgccagcccgCATGAGTTCTCTGCAAGCAAGGGGGCGACCAGGCACCCTGAGCTCCCGGGGAGCCACTGGCAAGGCATTGGGCTGGCTCCCCCACTCACCAGGAGTATGAGTGtgatgaagcactggaacaggctccccagagaggctgtggagtctcgCTCCATGGAGGTCTTCAAAACCCACctagacatggtcctgggcaacttgctgtaggtggccctgcttgagcgGAGGGgatggaccagatgacctccagagaaCCCTTCCAatttcaaccattctgtgattctgagagGTTTCCATCCTGGAGCTGCTTCAGCCCCAGGCACTGACCACCCAAACCCACCTGCTGCAAGGAGCTCCTGTGCCTGTATGGTCCAATTCACAACCCCATCAGGGGACAGGCTCGATCTCTGTCCCCCATGGGAGCAGAGACAGCcgcaggaggtggctgcagctccCTACCCCAGCCAAGGGGCAGAGCCAAGGCAGGTTGAACAAGCCCAGATGTGCAGAGACCTCCAAGTCATCTGGGACCCCAGGCAGAGCAGTCCATGAGCAATCGTGCTGGGCACCTGTCAGGAGACGGTGGTGGCAGGGTCCAGAAGCTGCACCATGCCCCTGCATCCTCCACAGCCATCATTCACCCAAGCTCCACCACAGACGCACCCCACATCTTGCAGTGTAACCGGTCACTGTCGCCCTGCCCCAGACCCTGCCACCCCAGCTGGGCTCCCAGGACAGGGGCTGCTGTGACACTGCAAAGGCATTGTCACACTGGGGTGGTCAGATGTATATTGGCTGGCTTGTAGCATGGGGCAGGGCTGGTGTGTCATCCCCAGGGGCGGGGAAGCGAAGGATTTAAATTAGGCACCTGCCTCAGCTGCTCATCCTGGCTGAGaggcggcgggaggaggaggaggaggaccgGAGCCTGCTGGTGAGCAAGCCGCTCTGGATTCGTGTCCAGCAGGTAGGACACAGCCTGTCCAGAGGGGGCACTGGGGCCACCACACAGCCTAGCACAACTCCTGCCTTGCACGCTCCATGCAGATACCAGAGGCCTGCAAGGGATGCGGAGACCTTGCCTCTACCCCAAAACCTACCATTCAGAGGGCAGCTGCTGAAGCCCGGGGCTTTGGTGTGCAGGAGGTCTCCGGGCACGAGGCGGTCCTTTCTAAGAAGGGACGAAGCGACAGAGCGGCTGGATGCCAGGGCTGGATGGAGCCACTGCTCCACGCGACGCGCTTTGCATCCTCTGCACTTGAGCTGAGCAGGTCAGGACACTGGGACACGGGAGGGAGGCAGCCGGAGCCGTGGGACCTGCCCAAGCCCGCAGGAGACAGTGCCAACTGGCGCGGTGGGTCTCAGCTGGGGGCCCGGCAGCGGGAGCCCGTGAGGCGAGcaccgggctgggggctgtgccgACACGCTCGTGCTCcctggggtgcaggcagggctcgGGACCACGGCACTGCCAGGCCACCCCTGCTCACCCCAGTTGGAAAAACCGCTTCCACCAGGGCCTCTCGGGCTGGGCTGCTGTGACAGCTTGAAAGgacagccagctcctgccccgggAGCTGCGTGTGCAGCCAAGCCCCGGCATCAGGAGGCCTGATTAGAGACGAGCTAATGACAGCCTGCCTGTTGGGCAATGTCTCTCCAGAATAGGGTGTTCACACGACATCTGTGGCCTATATAGGTGTCGCCTGCTCCAGGGCGTGACACCGGCACTCTGCCTTGCCCTGCACCAAGTGCCACCCGAGCAGGCGGCACAACGAGCCCATCACCCTGTGAGCGCTGCATCAATGGAGGCAAGAGAGTGAAAAGAAGCTGCTCTCTAGGGCCAGAGCCCCAAGGTGGGCCAGAGCACCCACGTGAGAAAGAGCCTGGAGCCATGGGCAGGGTCTCCAAGAGGCAGGGACTGGTCTACAGCTGCTGGGATCCAGCTCTCGCAGCATGATCCATCTACACCAGCATCAATCCAATATTTAAATGGATCAAAAGCAATGACTCAGAGGCTTTTAGATCAGTTAGGTAAACAGTCAGGGAATTAAGCTATGACCTTGATAATTAATGAGTTAAACATATCATTAACATCAGTCACTGTAGCTTTATGGGAGATGGGTGTTcccaaagaaatgttttggggtttgtttttgccatttttacaAGACTGTGGCCTCATCACCACATGATACTGGGGATGCTGAAAGTTTACAGGGCTTCCAGAAGAAACCAGGTGACTGCACGGCAGAGATCCCTCAAGAATTACTAAACAGACTCAGAAGGCATCCAGTTTATGAAATCCACTGTGCTAAAAACAGTTAGAGATTACCACAGAAACCAAGTAAATGTTATATATGTTGCCCCATTTTCATTCTTCCCCTGTTGTCCACTTATAGCTCAAGACGGAAACGAGACCCTGGGCTACACCGACCCTTGGTCAGACTCTGCATAGTTGTTCAGATGTCTGCTCAAGAGCACAGCCTCCTTCCTCTAGCACATTTCAGACAGCACAACTGGTATCTTGGTTGGCAGGGCTGCTTTTATATCTGAGGGTACCCGCTAGATTGACTGTGACTCATCACAGTAATTGCTAAGTACCTGTACAAATGGGAGAAACCACTGCAAGCAGCCACTTACAGCAGGCTCCCTGAGGTACCGGCTCTTAGTCCACCACAACTCTGtaattttacatacatatatatatagatatacataATTTTATCTGCCACTTTACCTACATAACAATTAGCTAAAACAAAGAATGACCATTTACtacctcctgcagcacagggtcTAGGAGCTACCAGTGAAAAGACTTCCCTGCAAAGTATGATTAAATCACTGTTGTCATTACCTCGGGATGTTGCAGAGGCTGGCACCAGACCCAGACTCACAGCCACAACTGCACAGATCCATGGATGAAAGTCTGTGGTGGCTAACAGAGGGTGGTCTGGGGCAAGCACAGCCCAGGCGGTCTGGTGCGCTGCATGCCAAAGGGTTCGGCCAGCAGGATCAGTCTTTACCATCCTGTTGTTCCTACACCAGTTTCCCTAAATATCTGGAGAGAGAacccctgtcctgctgcagagaCAGCACGCAGCCAAACTTTCCCATTGACCACACCCTTATCCCcaggcactggaactggttAGAATGGTCCCCAGGATGGTGTTTGGCATGGGCCACCCAGCCATCCCACAGATGATCCCCACGTGAAATTAAACATTAGTGTGGGCCACAGAGCAGTGCGAGCATGCCTGTGGCATCAGCACTcagttttggaagagaaaaactgagtgctgaggaaaaaaacttatttttttggagaaaagctGTAGTCAGTTTTTCTGAGTACGGGTGCTGTTAGGGACAGGCACCAAGCCTTCTCATGACACTGCAGCATCTCAATGCAAAGACATCCAGTTGCATGGAGATGTGTAGAGCCAggcactgcagctgggaggtgCACAGCATGCTGCACAGgcaaacacagagcaaacaCCCCGGCTGGGCTGTCACTACTGCTTCCAGAGAGTTATCACCCGCTGTTTGAGTGGGAGCTGACCCTGAGACTCCTGCTGAGAAAGAGGGTCAGTAGCAATGCTCCAGTTCCTGCTTCCCGCTTCTCTCTGGATTCCTGCTTCTACATCCAGAGAGATGGCTTATCTTCACACACACCACGACACGTGCTCAAGAACCTGTGTCTCACCaagtcttctctttctctctcctcagaaaaacacagtgctccacagcagcaggactgtTGCCCAGAGATAGAAGATGAGTGGACCCCTTCAGAACAACGAGTCAAGCAACACAGGAAGCAACCTGATTGGAAGTGAACACACGGAGATGTGTGGTGGTGGGAGTAACTTCATAGCTGGTGTCTTCATCCAGGCCAAGAATAAGAAGATGAGCATCTATGATGCCATGATGAGGGGGCTCCTGACGCCAGGTAcggccctggtgctgctggaggcgcAGGCTGCCTCAGGGTTCCTCACTGACCCGGTAAGGAATGCCAAGCTATCAGTGAAAGAGGCACTGACCGCGGGACTTATAGGCAGAGATTTTTATGAGAAGCTTTTGTCAGCAGAGGGAGCCGTGACAGGGTACACAGAGCCATACACAGGACACAAGATCTCCCTCTTCCAGGCCATGAAGAAAGAGTTCATCGTCAAGGAGCACGCTATCCGCCTGCTTGAGGCCCAGATCGCCACCGGCGGCATCATCGACCCCATCAACAGCCACCGCCTCCCCGTGAAGGTGGCCTACCAGCAAGGCTACTTGGACCAGGAAATGTGCCAGTTTCTTCTGAACCACAAGAATCAAACAAGAAGTTGTTTTGACCCCAACACGCATGAAAACCTCACTTATACACAGCTCCTCCGCCGCTGCGTGCCCGACCCGGACACGGGGCTGCTCATGCTCCAAGTGATGGACAAGGGCTCGGTGCTCTACCAGCTGACCGAGGACGCCCGCaaagccctgcaggctgcccgCACCACCGTCAGCGTGGGGCTCTTCCAGGGCCAGAGCGTCACCGTCTGGGAGCTCCTCTTCTCTCGCTACATCTCTGATCGCCAgagagaggagctgctgaggaaaTATAAGGTGGGGACGGTGACCATCCCAGAAATGATCACCACTCTCACTGCCATCATCACCAAGGCAGAAACAGGAAACCAGGATCTGAGCTCATCCACAGTAACACCCAGCTGTGAGGTGGGATCACCACAACCTGTACAGGACACACACTCCCAGGAGCAGCAGTTGAGAAAGTCATTAAAGTCTGCGACCATCTATGTCACTGCTGGTGAGTTCCAGGGacaaaatgtttccttgctGGATCTGCTCTTTTCCAAATACATCCCTCAGGGGAAgcggcaggagctgctggagctgtacAGAGCAGGCATACTGACCACAGAACAGGTGGCTACTGTCGTCACCACCACGatcaacaaaacagaagctgcCAATACCACACTCACAGCAAATACCAGAAGTCCACAGAAGGTGGTGACAAGGGCAGAGGAAAATGGAGATGATGTTTCAGCACAAGATGCACAACTAGATAACGTCTTGAAGTCTACCACCATTGACATGCCAGCTGGTGAGTTCTCTGTGTGGGACCTGCTCTTCTCTGACTACATCCCTGAGGACAAAAGGCAGGAGCTTCTGGAGCTCTACCGTGGAAGGGTATTAACCCTGGAGAAGATGATAACTGTTGTCACCACcctcattaagaaaaaagaatctacAGGCAGGAAATTCCTAATTGCAGTGAAGACTTCCAACAAGGACACTGTGCCAGTGGCAGGAGAGAAGGATGCTGACTCCTCCAAAGAAGAACCATGGGAAACAGCCTTGAAAAACACAGTTGTCGACATGGAGGCTGGAGAGTTTCAGGGCCACAAGGTCTCTGTGTGGGACTTGCTCCACTCGAAGTATATCCCCGAGGAGAACAGAAAGGAGCTGCTAGAGCTGTACCAGGCAGGAGAGTTAACCCTTGAGCAGGTGGAAACTGTTGTCAGCACTATTGTAACCAAGGCAGAGGAAGCAAGAGCAGCGCAATCAGCACATGAGAGTAGTCCAACGGCAGAGACAACAGTCCCTGAAGCTGAGCACACCCACCACCTGCAAGAGGACAGGACCTGGGAAGAAACCCTGAAGTCCACCACAGTTGAGATGGCAGTGGATGAGTTCCAGGGGAGGCAAGTCTCCGTGTGGGACCTGCTCTTCTCTGACTACATCTCTGAGGACAAAAGGCAGGAGCTTCTGGAGTTGTACTGTACTGGGACACTGGCCTTGGAGCAGATGATAACTGTTGTCACCACcctcattaagaaaaaagaatctacAGGCAGGAAATTCCTAATTGCAGTGAAGACTTCCAACAAGGACACTGTGCCGGTGGCAGGAGAGAAGGATGCTGACTCCTCCAAAGAAGAACCATGGGAAACAGCCTTGAAAAACACAGTTGTCGACATGGAGGCTGGAGAGTTTCAGGGCCACAAGGTCTCTGTGTGGGACTTGCTCCACTCAAAGTATATCCCCGAGGAGAACAGAAAGGAGCTGCTAGAGCTGTACCAGGCAGGAGAGTTAACCCTTGAGCAGGTGGAAACTGTTGTCAGCACTATTGTAACCAAGGCAGAGGAAGCAAGAGCAGCGCAATCAGCACATGAGAGTAGTCCAACGGCAGAGACAACAGTCCCTGAAGCTGAGCACACCCACCACCTGCAAGAGGACAGGACCTGGGAAGAAACCCTGAAGTCCACCACAGTTGAGATGGCAGTGGATGAGTTCCAGGGGAGGCAAGTCTCCGTGTGGGACCTGCTCTTCTCTGACTACATCTCTGAGGACAAAAGGCAGGAGCTTCTGGAGCTGTACTGTGCTGGAACACTCCCCATTCAGCAACTCATCAGCACCATCAGCAGCATTGCAATTGccagcaaagaaaggaaacttgCAACCCTTCCCCAGCAGACAGTGGATCTCCTCCAGTCTGAGGGCTCCTACATTACCTTTGGCCAATTCCAGGAGCAGAGGGTGTCAGTATGGGAGCTCCTCTCCACCAAGCAAGTCTCTGAGTACAAACGAGAGGCACATCTTGACACTTACGGCACAGGGGGGCTGACTGTGAACAAGATCACCATCACCACCACTGTAGTCACGGGCccacagggaaagaagagaCACCACCAGGACCACTAGCACTACCTGCCCCAGAAGAGGATTAAGCTCTACCTCCTATGGAAAATGCAACCTGGGCTCTTCTGAGAATTGGCTCTCCATGCAATACAGTTATGGACAGGAAAGAGTGGTGATGAACCTGTGTGTGGAACAGGGTGGTCTCCTGGTTAAACTCTTTCCTGTCTCAACTACTACTTCATTGAGAATGTTTTTGCTCAGTGGAGCATtcctggggggaggggggcagggaTTCTagggagggctggggaaggcttGTGGCTGTGACTTTCTGCCAGACTCACACAGGCACTGACAAAGGATAGGGAAATGTGGGGTTAGCACCCACAGCAGATGGGTCAGAGACTGCCACCAATGGGATCAGGCAGAAACCCCAAAGCAGGAGCTATTGTCAGCACAACTGGCAGCCCCAGAAGAGCTACAGAGGGACAGACCACCTCTGCACGGGATAGCTGGGACCCTGGCCCCGCTGAGGAGCAAGCAGTGTGGGCAGCACACATGGCTGCGGTCACCTGCAGGACATTTTGCATGCATGAACTTGAAGTGGGATTGGGCTTCTGGTGCCAGGGCTCTGATGCCTGCAATGgtgagcagctgctgggtgcaCTTGCAGGAGTCCAGAGCTATCAGGGGCAAGGGGATACCACAGGGAAGGGTGCTCCTGCGTGTGCCAGGGACACCCCGAGTCCCTGTGCCCTTGAAGGTCACTGCCCACTGGGGAGGGAAAGCAGCTATGAGAGCATCCCCATGCTGCCTGGCACTGACCTGAGCAGCCATGCACGTGTGCTGCAAAGCGTAAGCACTGAGCATGCATGCAGGTACCACAGAGCCATGCGTGCACAGCACCGCATGTGGGGCTGGACCTACCATGCCCTGGGGAGTCCAGCATTGCGTTCAGACATGGGGGGGGGTGaggcacagcctgcagcatgTGTCTGTGTTTGCGTGTGCATGTGTCACCGTTACAGGGGTGTGTGTGTACACGTGTACCTGTACACGTCCCTGTTACAGTGCCGTGTCTGTGTGGATGTGACACTGCGTGTGACACCAGTGCTGCCCCCTGACGGCACAGCAGGCTTCAACCAGGCCCTCAGCTGGGCCCTCAGCCAGACCCTCATACTGGGCCTCATCCTGGGCCTTCAGCCGGGCCAAGCCCTCCCTCAGCCAGGGCCTCAGCCAGGCCCCGCAGCCAGGACTCAGGTGGGCCAGGGCCTGAGTCAGGGCCCCTGGCCACGGACCCGCAGCTGCCCCATGCCGCTgtcctgggctggagctgccctTCACTGCTGCACCTTGCCTTGCCCAGCTTGGCTGTGTCAGCCCATCTGCCAGTGTGAGGCCACAAGGGGCATGGCTGTCCCTCAGCCTGCAGCCTGAAACCCCCAGCCCCATTCAGCCTGGGAATTCAGCTTCTCCCAGTGACATACATGCACTGGCCGGCGCTCCTGTACCATTCACCAGTTGACCCAGTCCAGGTCCCAAGATAGGGACCCCTAGCCTGGGCCCCACACATCCCAAAGCCCCCCAGAACCCCCAAGGCTCCCACAGACAAAGCCCCCTACAGCATGGGGATCCCATGGCCCCCACTGTCCAAACCAACAGCTCCAACCCTGACTTGGGCACCCAGGCCTCGGCCAGCCATCCCATGGGGTCTCATCACCACCCAGCAGGTCCCTGTAGTCCCCTGCTCAAGGTCCCCCTGCCTTGGGGGTGGGCATGGCATGGCCTCCCTGCTTTGCACCCCAGAACCAGCGCCATGCCTGGGGTCCCCAAAACCTCTGCCATCCACACAGGGCCACAGTGCTGGGGCCAAGGTGCTCCGCTGGGCTCTTGAACACACAGGGTTgtgtgccccagccctgccagccatAACTGGAGATGGAGAACAGCACTCAGTGCTGTGCACAGCCCTGCTTCACACTGGAGCTCACACATTGCACCATGCTTGCTGCCTTCCCAGCTCTCTGCTCGCAAAGGAACAGTGAGGATGCAAGCCAGTCCTTTAGCCAGAGCTCCCAGGGATGAGTCCCACCACTGAGGCACACAGGGGAGAGTGACACATTTGTGAGGCCTGTTCAGACCCTGAGAGTTACAGAGGCTGCCAGCAGGTTCAGCTGGCAGGTTCAGCCACCTCACCAGGCACACTGTGCGTGCTGTGGATGGCACATGGTTTAAGCCACCACAAGGAGCATCTGCAGGGAAAGGCTAAGGGGGGAACCCTGGATGTGCCTGTCATGGTTGTGGGTGCCTCTGGAGAACACTCCTCATGTACAGAGCCCTGGAGCCATGCGAGAGCACTGGGAGAGCCAGTCAAatgggctgtccccagggctgggcgAATGGCCTCATCCCAGCCACCCTCATAGTGCACGTGGATGGCAACAAAAGCCCAGTGCACCACACACAGCCCGCAGCTCCAGGACACAGCCCGCAGGCTGGAGCATACATCTGTGCTGGGGAAGCACAGGAAGGTGCTAGTGGAGCTTCCCATGGCACTTCAGTCCCAGAGGCAAGGGAGCCAAGGGAGCTACTCCACCAGCAGAAGCTCACTAACAAGAAGACTAACACAGGGCTAACAGAAACATGCAGCGTCACAGGGACTTTCAGACTTAATCACCACTCCACAGAGGGAACAGAGTTGTTGTAAATTACTAGGAAGGGAGCAGAGAATAGAACACCATCTCCTGAGGTGTTCATTGTCACAGCTCATTGTCTCATATCATGAGAACACAAAGAAGCACAAGAATGGTGaaacacagggaagaaaagaggaagaattgATTAGACTTCACAGTCTAGAAGAGATGACCAAGGTGGACAGCATAGTGGTTGGCGCAGGGGAGATGATTATGTGTTCACCATCTTTTCCAACACAGGGATTAGGGGATATTGCAGAATCCAGCACAAAGCCAGTTTAGGTCAAACACGTATTTTTCTACACActgggcagctgagctgaggggctccctgctgcaggatgtCCTGGATGCTGAAAGTTTATACTGATCCAAAGAGCAATCAGAGTAAGCCATGGAGGAAGATCCATCAAGGGTTACTAAATAGGAAGCCAGATCTATGTCTCAGGAACTACCAGAGCCAAAAACccctggagcacagcaggaTGTACCAAAGAAGTGTTGGTGTACACTTGCCTTGCTCTTATGCTGCTGCTTCCTACACACCTGCTGTTGGCCGGTGCCAGGTTATGGAGTTGGACGGGCCGCAGAGACCCTCAGCGTTTCTGCTCTTTGCAGGGGGTTGGCACCAGTCTGTGCTACAGGCCCTGTTGTGGACCAAGCGGCCAGGGTGGTGCAGGCAAGCAGAGGACTGTGGGCAAGAGGACTTCTGAAAGGAGTTGGTGCCAGCTTCAGCCTGCCTGGGGAGCCAAGGCTGGGAGGGCTCCAGATGGCTTCCTGGGGCTCAGATTGCACTCCCACAGGAAGTGCTGAATTTccaaaaaagaagctgaaagaaaacaggacatTGTGTAAGGGAAAAGCTGCATACATTTGCATAGTTATAAGCTAGTTGCATAACTGAATGCATCTGAATAGTATCTGAATACTCTTTGGAGGCATGGGGGCaataggggaaaagaaagggtcAGGCAGACTGTGTCTCCTGCCCAGTCCCTGTGGGAACATCGCACCACAGTGGATGCACTGGGTAACTTCTCTGTTTTGTGGGAGAAGATGGGGGTTTAGAGTAAAAGCCCCCAGACATGCTTTGTTGGGATAGGAACAGGAAACTAGCAAGCCCATCAGTGTGCCCACAAGCCAGGCCAAGCCAAAGTCACAAGTGACGAAGCAGGTAGAATGcccacagcacagacagctttCCTTGTTGAGTGATGGTGTTCCCCCACCTGTGGGAGCGCCCCATGACAGTACCCCCAGGTCTGGGACATAGCCAGGCTCATTGCCCCAGCTGGAGCACACCAACCCACACAAACAAAGCCAATGTGGTCAGGAAGGTGCGCCTGGGTCAGCATGTCTGCGCCCTGCCACACAGCAGTTTACCAAAGAAAACCTTTTGCAAAATGAGGAGGCATTCTATACCTCTGCTCTGGGAGTTTGATCCAGTCTTCCACCCCCAGCAGCTCGAAGCCTCCTAGTTTTCAGCCAGTTTGGACTGATTTCCTCTGTATGCAAAACCCATCCATCAGTTTAAGCAggtctcctcctgctccagtgTTTTTCACTGATAAAGCACCCTGAGCAATCTTATCAACCCTCAGCGTCTGTTTTGACAGGCTATCTAACTGAGCTGCTCCCAACTCCTCTCTGCATTCCCTCGGTCAtctcagctgctcttctctgcacctttcctataatgaatattttacagCATGGCTGGTCAACACTGGCTCATGGTCTGTAAATCTTGTTCTGTCCAACAGTGCTGGCACTGCCTTTTCTGGACACAGATCCCAGCAGAGTTAATGCACCGAGTCTTCGTGGCTGCATACATGGCAGTCTACATTCATCCCGATGCTGCTGAATGCATGTTGGCCTTTTCTTCCTTAATCACTTCCAAATCCAGGATCCTAATTTATAGCATAAATGTTTGTCCAGTAAGTCCAGGGCATGACTTTGTGTTTTGTACCATTCCGTTTCCTCTCATGACTATTAGTCCAGCCTTCAATGTCATCCATTGCTCCTGAAAGTTATTCCAGCCCTCTGCTCCACATTTCCACTATCTCACCTCTTAGCTAAACTCACTGACATGCACCTGATATTCTGCAATGAAGTCTTTGATGAAAGTATTACATTTTTTGGCTCTTGGAGCCCATATTCCCCTTTCAGCACAATCCAATCTCCCGGTGGCAGATAGAATGCTGGCTGCATCTACACCTAtgcagcagcaaggctgctATGGGAAACAGAagttacttttttgtttttgctactCTCCCGATCTGCTGTTTTGTGCAATTATCTTGACTTTGTCTTAACAACACAAAGGGGGAGTGAGGGGTAGCAACAAAGTTCCAGGGTGTCTCCACTTTTTTCTCCTACCCCAAAGATGACTGCTATATCATCTTTAAGCTCAGCTGAAAGTCTATTATTTTCTCCCAATGAAAGTTTttaagtcagagaaaaaaaggaacaaaagataGCATTATGATGAAAGCCTAGCTTAATTTTCCACTTAACTggttctgcttctttttcttataaaaggtcaaaaaagtttataaaagcTGTTGGAACAGGAAACTCACCAGTTATAATGTGATAGCCCAAGCTGCACTTAACTCCTTAGTGCTATAAGAGCAAGGACGGGGTCACTTCCTCAAGTCCCCTGGGCTGGAGccatcccaggtgcagcagGCGCACGTCCTCCTCTCCCCAGATGGGCTGTGCATGGGCAGGGTGGGGAGGTTTGGACCTGCTGCAGGACCTCAGCACTGCATTGCGCTGACCCCCCCATGCACTGCTGAGCATCCATGggctctgcctgtccctgctcccctgcaccactggtgtcccccagggccgCCACCTCCGAGCAGGTGCAGGGGCAGAGCC
Protein-coding sequences here:
- the LOC121065090 gene encoding epiplakin-like, whose protein sequence is MSGPLQNNESSNTGSNLIGSEHTEMCGGGSNFIAGVFIQAKNKKMSIYDAMMRGLLTPGTALVLLEAQAASGFLTDPVRNAKLSVKEALTAGLIGRDFYEKLLSAEGAVTGYTEPYTGHKISLFQAMKKEFIVKEHAIRLLEAQIATGGIIDPINSHRLPVKVAYQQGYLDQEMCQFLLNHKNQTRSCFDPNTHENLTYTQLLRRCVPDPDTGLLMLQVMDKGSVLYQLTEDARKALQAARTTVSVGLFQGQSVTVWELLFSRYISDRQREELLRKYKVGTVTIPEMITTLTAIITKAETGNQDLSSSTVTPSCEVGSPQPVQDTHSQEQQLRKSLKSATIYVTAGEFQGQNVSLLDLLFSKYIPQGKRQELLELYRAGILTTEQVATVVTTTINKTEAANTTLTANTRSPQKVVTRAEENGDDVSAQDAQLDNVLKSTTIDMPAGEFSVWDLLFSDYIPEDKRQELLELYRGRVLTLEKMITVVTTLIKKKESTGRKFLIAVKTSNKDTVPVAGEKDADSSKEEPWETALKNTVVDMEAGEFQGHKVSVWDLLHSKYIPEENRKELLELYQAGELTLEQVETVVSTIVTKAEEARAAQSAHESSPTAETTVPEAEHTHHLQEDRTWEETLKSTTVEMAVDEFQGRQVSVWDLLFSDYISEDKRQELLELYCTGTLALEQMITVVTTLIKKKESTGRKFLIAVKTSNKDTVPVAGEKDADSSKEEPWETALKNTVVDMEAGEFQGHKVSVWDLLHSKYIPEENRKELLELYQAGELTLEQVETVVSTIVTKAEEARAAQSAHESSPTAETTVPEAEHTHHLQEDRTWEETLKSTTVEMAVDEFQGRQVSVWDLLFSDYISEDKRQELLELYCAGTLPIQQLISTISSIAIASKERKLATLPQQTVDLLQSEGSYITFGQFQEQRVSVWELLSTKQVSEYKREAHLDTYGTGGLTVNKITITTTVVTGPQGKKRHHQDH